In Geminicoccaceae bacterium, a single window of DNA contains:
- a CDS encoding chloramphenicol/florfenicol efflux MFS transporter FloR has product MTTTRPAWAYTLPAALLLMAPFDILASLAMDIYLPVVPAMPGVLNTTPSIIQLTLSFYMVMLGVGQVIFGPL; this is encoded by the coding sequence ATGACCACCACACGCCCCGCGTGGGCCTATACGCTGCCGGCAGCCTTGCTGCTTATGGCTCCCTTCGACATCCTCGCGTCGCTGGCGATGGATATTTATCTTCCAGTCGTTCCGGCGATGCCGGGCGTCCTGAACACGACTCCATCCATAATCCAACTCACGTTGAGCTTCTACATGGTGATGCTCGGTGTGGGCCAAGTGATCTTTGGGCCACT